The following are encoded together in the Zingiber officinale cultivar Zhangliang chromosome 8A, Zo_v1.1, whole genome shotgun sequence genome:
- the LOC122008990 gene encoding ribosomal RNA processing protein 36 homolog isoform X2 — MGKGTMGRGTKKSINHSMREHDELDKEFFEKKKEKLEYKDMTIEEILRARADGSHNTDTAKVIPKKFHRANKNSPMEMSSKVRVSTFREVIQVPKKLVRDPRFDSLSRGTFDPDGFKKRYSFVFDEEYPKEKERLKMLIKKSKDPNVIEESQKQISSMDKQIKSWSRKSVESEILSEHIKKEREAAKKGKQPYYLKKSEIRERKLIKKYNELKAVGKLDSYIEKRQKRNASKDHRYMPYRRSDKNTQE, encoded by the exons ATGGGAAAAGGCACAATGGGAAGGGGAACCAAAAAATCCATCAATCATAGTATGAGAGAACATGATGAGCTTGATAAAGAATTCTTTGAAAAG AAAAAAGAGAAATTGGAATATAAGGACATGACTATTGAAGAGATCCTAAGAGCTCGAGCTGATGGCTCGCACAACACCGATACCGCCAAAGTTATCCCAAAGAAATTTCATCGTGCTAACAAGAATAG cCCAATGGAGATGAGTAGCAAAGTGCGGGTTTCGACATTTAGGGAGGTCATCCAAGTACCCAAAAAG CTTGTGAGAGATCCTCGGTTTGATTCTTTATCCAGAGGAACTTTTGACCCTGATGG ATTTAAAAAACGTTATAGTTTCGTGTTTGACGAAGAATATCCTAAAGAGAAAGAG AGGCTTAAAATGTTGATTAAGAAGTCCAAGGACCCAAATGTTATTGAGGAATCACAGAAGCAAATATCTTCAATG GATAAACAGATAAAGTCATGGTCCAGGAAGAGCGTAGAATCTGAAATATTGTCTGAGCacataaagaaagaaagagaagccGCAAAGAAAGGGAAACAACCTTATTACTTGAAAAAAT CGGAAATTCGAGAAAGAAAGCTGATAAAGAAGTACAATGAACTGAAG GCCGTAGGAAAGCTGGATTCCTATATTGAGAAGAGGCAGAAAAGAAATGCCTCTAAAGATCATCGTTATATGCCATATCGAAGATCTGACAAAAATACACAAGAATAA
- the LOC122008990 gene encoding ribosomal RNA processing protein 36 homolog isoform X1, giving the protein MGKGTMGRGTKKSINHSMREHDELDKEFFEKKIEKLENEDMSIEEILNARADSSHIIDTSSVISNKYEDMSRTTVEEILRSLADDAHRRKKEKLEYKDMTIEEILRARADGSHNTDTAKVIPKKFHRANKNSPMEMSSKVRVSTFREVIQVPKKLVRDPRFDSLSRGTFDPDGFKKRYSFVFDEEYPKEKERLKMLIKKSKDPNVIEESQKQISSMDKQIKSWSRKSVESEILSEHIKKEREAAKKGKQPYYLKKSEIRERKLIKKYNELKAVGKLDSYIEKRQKRNASKDHRYMPYRRSDKNTQE; this is encoded by the exons ATGGGAAAAGGCACAATGGGAAGGGGAACCAAAAAATCCATCAATCATAGTATGAGAGAACATGATGAGCTTGATAAAGAATTCTTTGAAAAG AAAATAGAGAAATTGGAAAATGAGGATATGAGTATAGAAGAGATTCTAAATGCTCGAGCTGATAGTTCGCACATCATTGATACCTCCTCTGTTATTTCAAATAAATATGAGGATATGAGTCGTACGACTGTTGAAGAGATCCTAAGATCTCTAGCTGATGATGCGCACAGAAGA AAAAAAGAGAAATTGGAATATAAGGACATGACTATTGAAGAGATCCTAAGAGCTCGAGCTGATGGCTCGCACAACACCGATACCGCCAAAGTTATCCCAAAGAAATTTCATCGTGCTAACAAGAATAG cCCAATGGAGATGAGTAGCAAAGTGCGGGTTTCGACATTTAGGGAGGTCATCCAAGTACCCAAAAAG CTTGTGAGAGATCCTCGGTTTGATTCTTTATCCAGAGGAACTTTTGACCCTGATGG ATTTAAAAAACGTTATAGTTTCGTGTTTGACGAAGAATATCCTAAAGAGAAAGAG AGGCTTAAAATGTTGATTAAGAAGTCCAAGGACCCAAATGTTATTGAGGAATCACAGAAGCAAATATCTTCAATG GATAAACAGATAAAGTCATGGTCCAGGAAGAGCGTAGAATCTGAAATATTGTCTGAGCacataaagaaagaaagagaagccGCAAAGAAAGGGAAACAACCTTATTACTTGAAAAAAT CGGAAATTCGAGAAAGAAAGCTGATAAAGAAGTACAATGAACTGAAG GCCGTAGGAAAGCTGGATTCCTATATTGAGAAGAGGCAGAAAAGAAATGCCTCTAAAGATCATCGTTATATGCCATATCGAAGATCTGACAAAAATACACAAGAATAA